Proteins from one Astatotilapia calliptera chromosome 8, fAstCal1.2, whole genome shotgun sequence genomic window:
- the sox8a gene encoding transcription factor SOX-8a produces the protein MTEENKPLSQQACSPAGTDGSASQHGSDSESPASPVRPEAKEAARPPGITPKLESCSEDERFPTCIRDAVSQVLKGYDWSLVPVPSLGERGLKSKPHVKRPMNAFMVWAQAARRKLADQYPHLHNAELSKTLGKLWRLLSETEKRPFVEEAERLRLQHKKDYPDYKYQPRRRKSNKPDQGDCRPALVQQQQQKQGLYKMDPGVARLAGTGEVEQHYHSDRTGQSHGPPTPPTTPKTDLHMGPKHENRQSVDTMSSSAAPPPNRQNIDFSNVDISELSTDVIGTIDAFDVHELDQYLPPNSHGATVLTPPETSNPSGTFIPPSTDCHTPNIQNWTSKMSGGTSAGMPLTSSNCETDGLHKDGGQKPQIKTERMSPGHYNSSSPPPRSHQPEYTSLGSGICPSSTPTTSSSANQSDYTDLQNSSFYSAFSGYPASLYQYPYFHSSRRSYTTPLINSLALAPPTHSPPSGWEQPIYTTLTRP, from the exons ATGACTGAGGAGAACAAGCCATTGTCACAGCAGGCATGCAGTCCAGCGGGAACCGACGGGTCTGCGTCCCAGCATGGATCGGATTCAGAGTCTCCGGCCTCTCCGGTAAGGCCCGAAGCGAAGGAGGCAGCGCGCCCGCCCGGGATTACGCCAAAACTGGAGAGCTGCTCGGAAGACGAGCGGTTCCCCACCTGCATTCGCGACGCTGTGTCGCAGGTGCTAAAAGGTTACGACTGGTCGCTGGTGCCTGTGCCCAGTCTGGGGGAGAGGGGGCTGAAGAGTAAACCTCACGTGAAACGGCCTATGAACGCGTTCATGGTTTGGGCGCAGGCAGCGCGGAGGAAGCTGGCGGACCAGTATCCACATCTGCACAACGCTGAGCTCAGCAAGACGCTGGGAAAGCTGTGGCG ACTTCTCTCTGAAACAGAGAAACGTCCCTTTGTTGAGGAGGCCGAGAGGCTGAGGCTGCAGCACAAAAAAGACTACCCAGACTATAAGTACCAGCCTCGGAGACGCAAGAGCAATAAACCGGACCAGGGCGACTGCAGACCTGCGCTGgtccaacagcagcagcagaagcagggCTTATATAAAATGGACCCGGGTGTGGCCAGGCTGGCTGGCACAGGGGAAGTGGAGCAGCATTACCATTCAGACAGAACAG GTCAGTCTCACGGGCCTCCAACACCTCCCACCACCCCTAAAACAGACCTGCACATGGGACCCAAACACGAGAACCGTCAGTCTGTGGACACAATGAGCTCCAGCGCTGCTCCTCCTCCCAACCGTCAGAACATCGACTTCAGTAACGTAGACATCTCTGAGCTCAGCACTGACGTCATCGGCACTATCGACGCCTTCGACGTTCACGAGCTCGACCAGTACCTGCCTCCAAACAGCCACGGTGCCACTGTTCTAACCCCGCCAGAAACCAGCAACCCCTCCGGTACTTTCATCCCACCCAGCACCGACTGTCACACTCCCAACATCCAAAATTGGACGTCCAAAATGTCTGGTGGGACTTCCGCTGGAATGCCGCTAACCTCTTCCAATTGTGAGACCGACGGGCTGCACAAGGATGGCGGCCAAAAACCTCAGATTAAAACTGAGCGGATGAGCCCGGGTCACTACAACTCCTCAAGTCCTCCACCACGGTCACACCAACCTGAGTATACATCCCTGGGTTCGGGCATCTGTCCTTCCTCCACCCCTACCACCTCCTCGTCTGCCAACCAGTCAGACTACACCGACCTTCAAAACTCCAGCTTCTACAGCGCTTTCTCTGGTTACCCCGCCAGCCTGTATCAGTACCCATACTTTCATTCCTCCCGCAGGTCTTACACCACCCCACTGATCAACAGCCTGGCCTTGGCACCACCTACTCATAGTCCTCCCTCTGGCTGGGAGCAGCCCATCTATACGACCCTCACCAGGCCTTGA